Proteins encoded by one window of Candidatus Nitrosocosmicus hydrocola:
- the larC gene encoding nickel pincer cofactor biosynthesis protein LarC, which yields MTKIAVIDAQLCGISGDMFLSALVDSGADRIKILKKIRLLEKLFTGSVIKNIDFLTTESNGIKATKFHLDLEERNSERSATEMLKIMVKCCDTVKLSESGRQFVINSLRAIIKVESAIHNKSPKNLHLHEASSIDTAADLIGSAVALEDLDLFDDTIFYTTKVAVGGGITRFSHGIIPNPTNAVLEMLKNLKIPIVGGPVESEVTTPTGVAILSGLNARKTLFYPDIFINKIGYGSGVKRFENIPNLLRVCIGSNISKDNISKDFVSVLETNIDDVSGEILGNLLEKLSVVELGVKDVSIVNGLTKKNRPLNILKVICSEKTEKNIVKIIFEETGTLGIRKVINERYRLERHETIIPVKIMKKDFMIAVKISKDDSGNVINMKPEYEEIKDIAKKLGFSYKKTLELVNNLIFQKRVY from the coding sequence GTGACTAAAATTGCAGTTATTGACGCCCAGCTCTGTGGAATATCCGGAGATATGTTTTTGTCTGCCCTAGTAGATAGTGGTGCGGACAGAATTAAGATTCTAAAAAAAATAAGGCTTTTAGAAAAGCTATTTACCGGATCTGTCATAAAGAATATAGATTTTCTGACAACAGAGTCCAATGGTATCAAAGCAACTAAATTTCATTTAGATTTGGAGGAAAGAAATTCTGAAAGAAGCGCAACTGAGATGTTAAAGATAATGGTCAAATGTTGCGATACTGTAAAATTGAGTGAAAGTGGTAGACAATTCGTTATCAATTCATTGAGAGCTATTATAAAGGTAGAATCTGCAATTCACAATAAAAGCCCCAAAAATCTCCACTTACATGAGGCCTCTAGCATTGACACGGCAGCCGATTTGATAGGAAGTGCAGTTGCATTAGAGGATTTAGATTTATTTGACGATACAATTTTTTATACTACAAAAGTCGCAGTAGGTGGAGGAATAACTAGATTTTCTCATGGCATAATACCTAATCCTACGAATGCTGTTTTGGAAATGTTAAAAAACCTCAAAATTCCGATTGTAGGTGGCCCAGTTGAATCTGAAGTTACTACACCTACCGGAGTGGCCATACTTTCTGGATTAAATGCTAGAAAAACGTTGTTTTATCCTGATATTTTTATTAATAAAATTGGTTATGGGTCTGGAGTAAAGAGATTTGAAAATATTCCGAATTTATTGAGAGTTTGTATAGGAAGTAACATTAGCAAAGACAACATCTCTAAAGACTTTGTATCCGTATTGGAGACTAACATTGATGATGTATCCGGCGAAATTCTTGGAAATTTACTAGAAAAATTGTCTGTAGTCGAATTGGGGGTAAAGGATGTGTCAATAGTAAATGGTTTGACGAAAAAAAATCGACCGCTCAATATTCTCAAAGTAATCTGTTCTGAAAAAACAGAAAAGAATATTGTAAAGATCATTTTTGAAGAAACAGGCACTCTAGGTATCAGGAAAGTAATAAATGAAAGATATAGATTGGAGAGACATGAAACAATAATTCCTGTTAAGATCATGAAGAAAGATTTTATGATTGCTGTAAAAATTTCAAAGGATGATAGTGGGAATGTAATTAACATGAAGCCAGAATACGAAGAAATAAAAGATATTGCTAAAAAATTAGGCTTTAGTTACAAAAAAACTCTCGAACTGGTCAACAATTTGATATTTCAAAAAAGGGTATACTAA
- the larE gene encoding ATP-dependent sacrificial sulfur transferase LarE, which yields MATKTINDITLSSREKYRHLMDWFKSKNTKVMIALSGGVDSALVALVARQALGKENVLTATANYKTLANEELEIAKKIAIEIDVDHIMIEYDELENPNFVKNDNLRCFHCRNELADNLQRVAKEKKIELIVDGSQIDDLKDYRPGMIALHQKGICSPLIDAGLNKLEIRYLAKINNLSVYDKPSNSCLASRIPHGSEVTLIKLKRIENSESVIKNTSKLRNVRVRDHGDLARIELDKNEFMKILDPKTLDELVTNLKRAGYKYITLDLEGYRSNNTNHSIDTKINNKEMDWGNDHK from the coding sequence ATGGCTACCAAAACTATTAATGATATAACACTTTCTAGTCGTGAGAAGTACAGACATTTAATGGATTGGTTCAAGTCTAAAAACACTAAAGTAATGATAGCTTTGTCAGGCGGAGTTGACAGCGCGCTAGTGGCTTTAGTAGCAAGGCAGGCGTTAGGAAAAGAAAACGTTTTGACGGCAACAGCTAATTATAAGACTTTGGCTAACGAGGAGCTTGAAATAGCAAAGAAAATAGCTATAGAGATTGATGTTGACCATATAATGATAGAGTACGATGAACTTGAAAATCCAAATTTTGTGAAGAACGATAATTTAAGGTGTTTTCATTGCAGAAATGAGCTTGCAGACAACCTTCAAAGAGTTGCCAAGGAGAAAAAAATTGAATTGATTGTTGATGGAAGCCAAATAGACGACTTGAAAGACTACCGGCCAGGTATGATAGCATTACATCAGAAAGGGATTTGCAGCCCGTTAATAGATGCAGGCCTAAACAAGCTTGAGATACGCTATCTGGCAAAAATTAATAATCTATCAGTCTATGACAAACCATCCAATTCATGTTTAGCGTCAAGAATCCCCCACGGTTCCGAAGTGACATTAATAAAGTTAAAAAGGATTGAAAATAGTGAAAGCGTAATCAAAAATACATCAAAGTTGAGAAATGTAAGGGTTAGGGATCACGGAGATCTGGCAAGGATCGAATTAGATAAGAATGAATTTATGAAAATCTTGGATCCTAAAACGCTTGACGAATTAGTCACAAACTTGAAAAGAGCAGGTTATAAATACATCACACTCGATCTGGAAGGTTATAGAAGTAACAATACTAATCATTCAATTGATACTAAAATAAATAATAAAGAAATGGATTGGGGTAACGATCATAAATGA
- a CDS encoding cysteine desulfurase family protein: MNEKSRIYLDNAASTPIDSAVGEAMMPFLLDHFGNPSSLHEMGRKTTLALSKSRHHVSELIGANSSEIYFTSGGTESNNLALIGYAKIIKKLRPDCNRILVSEMEHESILETVRYLEKDLKFTVDFIQTTSDGFVDLKSYKELLSPKTCLVSVMLVNNEIGTIQPIQTMIEILKKKDYKTLFHSDGVQALGKIPIDVRRMKLDMLSISSHKINGPKGIGALYIRKGICIEPIVYGGGQEMSLRSGTENVYSIVGFGKACEIWKNKIHESNPVIQNLQNYMINRVTTEIPESSINGSLQNRISNNVNFSFKGINGEDLLVKLDEFGIEASTGSACSSNKKKKASHVLKSLGLSYDEISGSIRFSIGSQNTLNELEVAVNVLKDVIHEFRNTN, from the coding sequence ATGAATGAAAAGTCTAGAATATATCTAGACAATGCAGCCTCTACTCCAATTGATTCAGCAGTAGGTGAAGCAATGATGCCTTTTCTATTGGATCACTTTGGTAATCCCTCATCTCTTCATGAAATGGGAAGGAAAACTACCCTAGCATTATCCAAATCTAGACATCATGTTTCCGAGCTCATTGGCGCCAACTCAAGTGAAATTTATTTTACTTCAGGGGGGACTGAATCTAATAATTTGGCACTTATCGGATATGCAAAAATAATAAAGAAGCTGAGACCAGATTGTAATAGAATCTTAGTATCAGAAATGGAACATGAATCGATACTAGAAACAGTGAGGTACCTTGAAAAGGATTTAAAGTTTACAGTTGATTTTATCCAAACTACAAGTGATGGTTTCGTTGATCTAAAATCGTACAAAGAACTTTTGTCGCCGAAAACATGTTTAGTAAGTGTCATGTTGGTTAACAATGAAATTGGTACCATACAACCAATTCAAACAATGATTGAAATACTAAAAAAGAAAGATTATAAAACTTTATTTCACTCCGATGGAGTGCAAGCTTTAGGTAAAATACCTATTGACGTAAGGCGAATGAAATTGGACATGCTCTCAATTTCGTCACATAAAATAAACGGTCCAAAAGGAATAGGGGCTTTATACATCAGAAAGGGAATTTGTATTGAACCGATTGTATATGGTGGAGGGCAGGAGATGAGCCTAAGATCTGGAACAGAAAATGTATATTCAATTGTTGGTTTTGGTAAGGCATGTGAGATTTGGAAAAACAAAATCCACGAATCTAATCCAGTTATTCAAAATCTCCAAAACTACATGATTAATCGTGTTACTACAGAAATACCAGAATCAAGTATTAATGGTTCCCTACAAAATCGCATTTCCAATAACGTAAATTTTTCGTTTAAAGGAATTAATGGCGAAGACTTACTTGTAAAGTTAGATGAATTTGGTATTGAAGCATCAACTGGCTCGGCATGTTCTTCAAATAAGAAAAAGAAGGCATCTCACGTATTAAAGTCGCTAGGATTATCATATGATGAAATTTCTGGGTCAATCAGATTTTCAATAGGAAGTCAAAATACATTAAACGAACTAGAAGTTGCTGTTAATGTTCTAAAAGACGTAATTCACGAATTTAGAAATACAAATTAA
- a CDS encoding redoxin domain-containing protein has translation MNNSLSDKNIEVGDKAPDFELLDINQNSHKLTDNKDGMTILAFFPAAGSPVCTGEMCNFRDSLNSFKSKNVMVLGISVDSPFANKVFAEHHGLNFPILSDYNRQVIEKYNVVMPSLGKLKDYKVAKRSIFVIDRNSEVLYKWVTDNPLIEPDYNEIRKVTNTLIE, from the coding sequence ATGAACAACAGTCTTAGTGACAAAAACATTGAGGTAGGAGATAAGGCTCCAGATTTTGAACTCTTAGATATTAACCAAAATTCACATAAATTAACAGATAACAAAGATGGGATGACAATCTTGGCATTTTTTCCTGCAGCTGGCTCTCCCGTATGTACTGGGGAAATGTGTAACTTCAGAGACTCACTCAATAGCTTCAAGAGCAAGAACGTTATGGTTTTAGGAATATCAGTAGATAGTCCTTTTGCGAATAAGGTTTTCGCTGAACACCACGGCCTTAATTTTCCAATATTAAGTGACTATAATAGACAAGTAATTGAAAAATATAATGTTGTTATGCCTAGTCTTGGAAAATTGAAGGATTATAAAGTGGCCAAAAGATCTATATTTGTGATTGACAGAAATTCTGAAGTATTATATAAATGGGTAACAGACAACCCTTTGATAGAACCCGACTATAATGAAATTAGAAAGGTTACTAACACACTCATAGAATAG
- a CDS encoding acetyl-CoA carboxylase biotin carboxyl carrier protein subunit, producing MEIKVDEIKQEFEVKIKGFDKHDNLVVEINDTEHLIKIIDIKTDRFEFMFDNTYHETKISNSTSTELKIILDNMPMTLKKHSKLSEIIEKSSALSGGANSQNTISSQIPGRVISISVNKGDIVKQGDNIVVLESMKMQVAIKSHRDGNIRELKVKEGQSISRNDVVAILE from the coding sequence ATGGAAATAAAGGTTGATGAAATTAAACAGGAATTCGAAGTAAAAATAAAGGGATTTGATAAGCATGACAATTTGGTAGTTGAAATTAACGACACGGAACATTTAATCAAAATCATTGATATTAAGACAGACCGATTTGAATTCATGTTCGATAATACATATCATGAAACCAAAATTAGCAATTCTACGAGCACCGAATTAAAAATCATATTAGATAACATGCCCATGACACTTAAAAAACATAGTAAGCTATCTGAAATAATTGAGAAATCAAGTGCATTGTCTGGAGGTGCAAACTCACAGAATACAATTTCAAGTCAGATACCAGGAAGGGTTATTTCAATCTCCGTCAATAAAGGTGATATAGTAAAACAGGGAGATAATATTGTAGTTTTGGAGTCGATGAAAATGCAAGTTGCAATAAAATCACATAGGGATGGAAATATAAGAGAACTAAAAGTAAAAGAAGGTCAAAGTATATCTAGAAATGACGTTGTGGCAATTCTAGAATAA
- a CDS encoding acetyl-CoA carboxylase biotin carboxylase subunit — protein sequence MTKQISSILIANRGEIALRIIRACRELDIKSVSIYSDEDTRSIHVKRADAAYHIGPAAPSQSYLNMNKIIEVALSAGVDAIHPGYGFLSENETFSELCEKNNIIFIGPKSVAMDLTGDKMKCKRIMKEAEVPTVPGSEGVIEDVEKAVQIANDAKYPVLLKSAFGGGGRGIRLAKDEKELRDEFEMASAESKAAFGKAALFVEKFLEKIRHIEFQLVRDSHGNTRHLFERECSIQRRHQKLIEMSPSPIMTPEKRDEIGEIAKRAADAVDYLNAGTAEFLCDPDGNFYFIEINSRLQVEHPVTELVTGIDLVKLQISIANGEAIPFKQNDLKLTGSAIECRINAEDPFYDFAPSVGKVPDCNLPYGPGIRVDTYLYPGCTVSGFYDSLTAKLISWGATFDEARRRMRNALDEFVIEGINTTIPLYKTIMNDKYFISGELSTDYLDRYSMIQKMKDEQKALNSDLQKKLLPAVSSAILQSDFIKKNNTSENNTSNSWKFGGLNC from the coding sequence ATGACCAAACAAATTTCAAGCATACTGATCGCGAATAGAGGAGAGATAGCGCTTAGAATAATAAGAGCATGTAGAGAGTTGGATATCAAATCTGTATCAATTTATTCTGATGAGGATACCCGGTCTATACATGTAAAGCGTGCAGATGCTGCTTATCATATCGGTCCGGCAGCTCCTTCACAAAGTTACTTGAACATGAACAAGATTATCGAAGTTGCTCTCTCAGCTGGAGTTGATGCCATTCATCCAGGTTATGGATTTCTATCTGAAAATGAGACTTTTTCAGAATTGTGTGAAAAAAATAACATAATCTTTATCGGTCCAAAAAGCGTGGCAATGGATTTGACAGGTGATAAAATGAAATGTAAGCGTATTATGAAGGAAGCAGAAGTACCAACTGTCCCCGGTAGCGAGGGAGTAATAGAGGATGTCGAGAAAGCAGTCCAAATTGCAAACGATGCAAAGTATCCCGTCTTATTGAAATCTGCGTTTGGTGGGGGTGGGAGAGGAATCCGATTGGCTAAAGATGAGAAGGAATTAAGAGACGAATTTGAGATGGCCTCTGCAGAATCAAAAGCTGCATTTGGCAAAGCTGCTCTCTTTGTAGAGAAATTCTTGGAAAAGATCAGACACATTGAATTCCAGCTAGTCAGGGATTCTCATGGTAACACTAGACACCTATTTGAAAGGGAGTGTTCTATTCAAAGAAGGCACCAGAAGTTGATAGAAATGTCGCCTTCACCGATAATGACTCCAGAAAAACGAGATGAAATTGGAGAAATAGCCAAAAGAGCGGCTGATGCTGTCGATTATCTCAATGCAGGAACCGCAGAATTTCTTTGTGATCCAGATGGTAACTTTTATTTCATTGAAATTAATTCAAGATTGCAAGTAGAGCATCCAGTAACTGAACTGGTAACAGGTATCGATCTAGTTAAGCTTCAGATATCCATAGCCAATGGTGAAGCAATACCCTTTAAACAGAACGATTTGAAATTAACTGGCAGTGCTATTGAGTGTCGAATTAATGCTGAAGATCCTTTTTATGACTTCGCTCCCTCTGTAGGTAAAGTCCCTGATTGTAATCTTCCATACGGGCCGGGCATAAGGGTTGATACATACCTCTATCCAGGATGTACCGTTTCTGGATTCTATGACTCGTTAACTGCAAAGCTTATATCATGGGGGGCTACTTTTGATGAGGCCAGACGTAGAATGAGAAATGCACTAGATGAGTTTGTTATTGAGGGGATAAATACAACTATTCCTCTTTATAAAACGATTATGAATGACAAATACTTTATTTCGGGCGAATTGTCTACGGATTACCTCGATAGATATTCTATGATTCAAAAAATGAAGGATGAGCAAAAAGCTCTAAACTCTGATTTACAAAAAAAACTATTACCGGCAGTCAGTTCTGCGATTCTGCAGTCTGATTTTATTAAAAAAAATAATACCTCTGAAAACAATACATCAAATAGTTGGAAATTCGGAGGACTGAATTGTTGA
- a CDS encoding acyl-CoA carboxylase subunit beta translates to MHEEKLKQYYDRKHSAEAGGGQDKVESQHSKGKLTARERINLLLDPNSFTEIDKFVTHRGDDPEVKKYFGDGLVTGFGTVNGRKVFIYVYDFTVLGGSLGEMAGKKVSKVMTHALKVGCPIIGILDSGGARIQEGVSSLDGYGDIFLKNALASGVIPQITASIGPCAGGAVYSPSMTDFVIMVENIGQMFVTGPEVVKEVLSQEVTFEELGGARTHATKSGVAHFVAKDEVDCMDKIKTLISFLPQNNREEPKILTENPDDPNRVDPNLIKILPDNPYQSYDMKEIIKSLVDNGVFFEVHELFAENIVVGFARMGGRSVGIIANQPLFLAGALDIHSSNKAARFVRFCDSFNIPIVTLVDTPGYLPGTDQEHNGIIRHGSKLLFAYCEATVPKITCIIGKAYGGAYIAMGSKNLGTDLNIAWPTAEIAVLGPEAAITIIHRKSLKDSPDASSKKKTLAKEYRNKFANPYIAAERGTIDLVVDPMESRSTIISALSALSNKKESRPWKKHGNINL, encoded by the coding sequence ATGCATGAGGAGAAACTAAAGCAATATTATGACCGAAAGCACAGTGCTGAGGCAGGCGGAGGTCAAGATAAGGTTGAATCCCAGCATTCAAAGGGGAAACTAACTGCCAGAGAGAGGATAAATCTATTACTAGATCCAAATAGCTTTACAGAAATAGATAAATTTGTAACCCATAGGGGTGACGACCCTGAAGTAAAAAAATACTTTGGTGATGGTTTGGTTACGGGATTTGGCACAGTCAACGGGAGGAAAGTCTTCATTTATGTTTATGATTTTACTGTCTTGGGAGGTTCATTAGGAGAAATGGCCGGCAAAAAAGTATCTAAGGTAATGACACATGCACTCAAAGTAGGTTGCCCTATTATTGGAATTTTAGATTCCGGAGGAGCGAGGATTCAGGAAGGTGTATCAAGTTTAGACGGTTACGGTGACATTTTTCTCAAGAACGCCCTGGCTTCTGGGGTTATCCCGCAAATAACTGCAAGTATTGGACCATGTGCGGGGGGAGCAGTTTATTCACCTTCCATGACGGATTTCGTAATTATGGTTGAAAATATTGGACAAATGTTCGTCACAGGTCCAGAGGTTGTTAAGGAAGTTTTAAGCCAAGAGGTTACTTTTGAAGAATTGGGAGGGGCAAGAACTCATGCTACAAAATCCGGCGTAGCTCATTTTGTAGCCAAAGATGAAGTCGACTGTATGGACAAGATCAAGACTTTGATTTCTTTTTTACCCCAAAATAACAGGGAAGAGCCAAAAATACTGACAGAGAATCCTGACGATCCTAATCGAGTAGATCCAAATCTAATCAAGATTTTACCTGATAATCCTTACCAGTCATACGATATGAAAGAAATCATAAAATCCTTAGTCGATAATGGGGTTTTTTTTGAGGTTCATGAATTATTCGCTGAAAATATTGTTGTCGGGTTTGCACGGATGGGTGGAAGGTCAGTAGGCATTATTGCAAATCAACCTCTATTCCTTGCAGGTGCATTGGATATTCACTCATCAAATAAAGCAGCACGATTTGTTAGATTTTGTGACTCTTTTAATATTCCTATTGTTACTCTTGTTGATACTCCTGGGTATTTGCCAGGAACAGACCAGGAGCACAATGGTATAATCAGGCATGGAAGTAAATTACTTTTCGCTTACTGCGAGGCTACTGTACCTAAGATAACTTGCATTATTGGTAAGGCTTATGGAGGTGCTTACATCGCTATGGGCAGCAAGAATTTAGGAACTGATCTTAATATCGCATGGCCAACTGCTGAAATAGCTGTCTTAGGTCCAGAAGCAGCAATAACTATTATTCATAGAAAGAGTTTAAAAGATTCTCCTGACGCTTCTTCCAAAAAGAAAACTCTAGCTAAGGAATATCGAAACAAGTTTGCTAACCCTTATATCGCCGCAGAAAGAGGAACAATCGATCTTGTGGTTGACCCCATGGAGTCCAGAAGCACCATAATTAGTGCTCTTAGCGCACTTTCCAATAAGAAAGAAAGCAGACCATGGAAGAAACACGGGAATATCAATCTTTAG
- a CDS encoding AAA family ATPase, protein MMWTEKYRINTIDSFFGNEKERVNVIDWLAKWVKGTKPLLLIGSPGTGKTSFVKSLTKYFDYDLIELNASDLRNKINLESIVDPILSNHSVFGKKILLFLDEVDGIAGRDDYGGVAYLVTVLKDSDIPIIMASNSKGSKIKDIIKNSKVVTFNPLSAFASYLLIQHILNEEKKSLDESVKLDLIKQSKGDARSLLYGMQIILGGSPHIDFKARQEIPIEECVNNFFSTTDMFETKKMLSLSSIRYSTPKFGYSPEERNKDFLNALYTSIVSNHKILSSTDLAALLQQLSEVDLFVNKIYENRNWRLLKYANDILIWKMFHFSRFPSIRYNQYSIPFPLIGSIFMRGQTLRQLRAELAREFHTGSSKVGLFYYSYLIQILRISNIESVDFNDPDSSKLNEIIEKEKSR, encoded by the coding sequence ATGATGTGGACAGAGAAATACCGGATAAATACCATCGACAGTTTTTTTGGAAATGAGAAAGAAAGGGTTAATGTCATAGATTGGCTTGCTAAATGGGTAAAAGGTACTAAACCTCTCTTGTTGATAGGTTCGCCAGGGACCGGGAAGACATCGTTTGTAAAGTCCTTGACAAAATATTTTGACTATGATTTGATCGAACTAAATGCTAGCGATTTGAGAAATAAGATAAATTTGGAAAGCATTGTTGATCCAATCTTATCCAATCATAGCGTGTTCGGAAAAAAAATTTTACTTTTCTTAGATGAAGTTGACGGTATTGCAGGAAGAGATGATTATGGAGGGGTAGCATACTTGGTGACAGTATTGAAGGATTCTGATATCCCAATAATTATGGCATCTAATTCAAAGGGATCAAAAATTAAAGATATCATAAAAAATAGTAAAGTCGTAACGTTTAACCCATTATCTGCATTTGCAAGCTACCTACTAATTCAACATATCCTAAATGAAGAAAAAAAAAGCCTAGATGAAAGTGTAAAGCTTGATTTAATTAAACAGAGCAAAGGGGATGCTCGAAGTTTGTTATATGGGATGCAGATCATTCTAGGGGGTAGTCCTCACATCGATTTCAAGGCCAGACAAGAAATACCAATTGAAGAATGTGTTAATAATTTTTTTTCTACAACTGATATGTTTGAGACTAAAAAAATGTTGTCTCTTTCTTCAATTCGTTATTCTACTCCAAAGTTTGGATATAGCCCAGAGGAGCGTAACAAGGACTTTTTAAATGCACTCTATACTAGTATAGTAAGCAATCACAAAATACTTAGCTCGACGGATTTGGCAGCTTTGTTACAACAGCTTTCAGAAGTAGATTTATTTGTAAATAAAATTTATGAAAATCGGAATTGGAGATTACTAAAATATGCAAACGACATTCTAATTTGGAAAATGTTTCATTTCAGCAGATTTCCATCAATCAGGTACAATCAATATTCAATTCCATTCCCTTTAATTGGGTCGATATTCATGCGTGGCCAAACTCTGAGGCAGCTCAGAGCCGAATTGGCCAGAGAATTTCATACAGGGTCAAGTAAAGTTGGCCTTTTTTATTATTCTTATTTGATTCAAATTCTAAGGATTTCAAATATCGAATCGGTTGATTTTAACGATCCTGATAGTTCAAAGTTGAATGAAATAATAGAGAAAGAGAAATCAAGATAG
- a CDS encoding 30S ribosomal protein S7 → MSGKEKTNMLLFNKWDATNIEIEDEGLKNVIHLYPSMTIPITFGRHEHQRLKKAEVNIVERLVNKLMHFGKRYAKNTGRMGGKKARVMNVVKTSLEIISLETGKNPVELLIRAIENAAPNEDTTRIVYGGVVYHVSVDVSPLRRVDLALRFIAEGVRESTYSSPQTMEEVLAKEIILASENDMNSYAIKKKNEQERIAMSSR, encoded by the coding sequence ATGAGTGGTAAAGAAAAAACTAATATGCTTCTTTTTAACAAATGGGATGCAACAAATATCGAAATTGAGGATGAGGGGTTAAAAAATGTAATTCATTTATATCCATCAATGACTATACCAATTACCTTTGGTCGTCATGAGCACCAACGTCTAAAGAAAGCAGAAGTTAACATAGTTGAGCGTTTAGTAAACAAGCTTATGCATTTCGGAAAAAGATATGCAAAGAATACTGGTCGAATGGGTGGCAAAAAAGCACGTGTTATGAATGTAGTAAAAACTTCTCTTGAAATAATATCTTTGGAAACAGGCAAAAATCCAGTTGAATTGCTTATAAGAGCTATTGAAAATGCTGCTCCAAATGAAGATACTACACGTATAGTTTATGGAGGTGTGGTATATCATGTATCTGTTGATGTTTCTCCATTGAGGCGAGTGGATTTAGCCTTGAGGTTTATAGCGGAAGGCGTAAGAGAATCAACCTATTCATCCCCGCAAACAATGGAAGAAGTCTTGGCAAAGGAAATCATTTTAGCATCAGAAAATGACATGAATAGTTATGCGATAAAAAAGAAGAATGAACAAGAAAGAATAGCGATGTCGTCCAGATAA
- a CDS encoding 30S ribosomal protein S12 yields the protein MSKSPLGLFSGRVLKTKRKRARWSNKYYKRRMLMLDKKANPLEGAPQARGIVLEKVGIESKQPNSAVRKCVRVQLIKNGKSITAFLPRDGALNFVDEHDEVILEGIGGSMGGAMGDIPGVRWQVFKVNGVSLNQLVRGKKEKPRR from the coding sequence TTGAGTAAATCACCTTTAGGATTATTTTCGGGTAGGGTTTTAAAGACTAAGAGAAAACGAGCCCGATGGTCAAACAAATATTATAAAAGAAGAATGTTGATGCTCGATAAAAAGGCAAATCCATTGGAGGGTGCTCCACAAGCTAGAGGAATTGTATTAGAGAAAGTAGGGATTGAATCCAAACAGCCTAATTCTGCTGTGCGTAAATGTGTTAGAGTTCAATTAATTAAGAATGGAAAATCAATAACTGCTTTCTTGCCTCGAGACGGTGCATTGAACTTTGTTGATGAACATGATGAGGTAATTTTGGAAGGAATTGGTGGATCCATGGGAGGAGCCATGGGAGATATTCCCGGAGTTCGGTGGCAAGTTTTCAAGGTCAATGGTGTTTCACTTAATCAATTGGTTAGAGGGAAGAAAGAAAAACCGAGGCGATAA
- a CDS encoding NusA-like transcription termination signal-binding factor, with the protein MSEKIKLSPDEFRLLSLFQNVTTADARDCIIDEKMERVIFVVNKGQMGMAIGKGGSNIKQLQNVINKKIELVEHSDQPIDFVRNIFNSNMILEIKLTDRPDGSKQVLVVVDSKKKGLVVGKEGRNVDKARILAKRYFNITNVLVVSPEQLIKSEKM; encoded by the coding sequence TTGAGTGAAAAAATAAAGTTATCTCCTGATGAATTTAGGCTTTTGTCCTTATTTCAAAATGTTACTACCGCTGATGCACGAGACTGCATAATAGATGAAAAAATGGAAAGAGTAATTTTTGTAGTAAACAAGGGTCAGATGGGCATGGCAATAGGTAAAGGTGGATCGAACATAAAACAACTACAGAATGTAATTAATAAGAAGATAGAATTGGTAGAACACTCTGACCAGCCGATAGATTTTGTAAGAAATATTTTTAATTCCAATATGATTCTAGAAATTAAACTTACCGACCGTCCAGATGGCTCAAAGCAGGTACTAGTTGTAGTTGATTCGAAGAAAAAGGGACTCGTCGTCGGCAAGGAAGGCAGAAATGTAGACAAAGCAAGAATTCTAGCAAAAAGATATTTCAACATTACAAATGTTTTAGTTGTAAGTCCGGAACAATTAATTAAAAGTGAAAAGATGTGA
- a CDS encoding ribosomal L7Ae/L30e/S12e/Gadd45 family protein, translating to MNEKRLAKILKEAAVDSKLKTGYKEVMQYIKGTKLIVLSTSLPNDSEMQLKKVAEESGIEIIEYSGNSALLGRLCSVSYGTSVVSLKNVSEEEISELKK from the coding sequence ATGAATGAAAAAAGGTTGGCAAAAATATTGAAGGAAGCAGCTGTTGATAGCAAATTAAAGACCGGATATAAGGAAGTGATGCAGTATATAAAGGGAACCAAGCTAATTGTTCTTTCTACTTCTCTACCTAACGATTCTGAGATGCAGTTAAAAAAAGTGGCCGAGGAGAGTGGCATTGAGATCATTGAATACTCTGGAAATTCAGCCCTATTGGGTAGACTATGTAGTGTATCATATGGAACAAGCGTAGTTTCATTAAAAAACGTGTCAGAAGAAGAAATTTCTGAATTAAAGAAATAG